One genomic window of bacterium includes the following:
- a CDS encoding N-acetylmuramoyl-L-alanine amidase encodes MRRSRRQGFALLLVGLSQAFSAVLAAEGAPEVFDVVVVDAGHGGDDVGAKGRGGLVEKVVVLDVAKRVERQLKEDGLQVIMTRDGDRFVPLEGRTELANAAAADLFISIHANASSYKGARGIETFFAAPEATDQAALELARAENLAFGEDVQPPAAGDPLLAILGDMAATEQLTLSQEFARMAQHRIATAEAARSRGVKQAPFVVLMGVHMPAVLVEIGFLTHPEDEAALRDDDERERLAKGIAEAVAVYRERYDARRGVAQGVGKTHIR; translated from the coding sequence TCTCCCAGGCATTCTCAGCTGTGCTTGCTGCCGAGGGCGCGCCGGAGGTGTTCGACGTGGTCGTGGTCGATGCGGGCCATGGAGGCGACGACGTCGGCGCCAAGGGACGCGGCGGCCTTGTCGAGAAAGTCGTCGTGCTGGACGTGGCGAAGCGCGTCGAGCGGCAGCTGAAGGAAGACGGGCTCCAGGTCATCATGACCCGCGATGGCGACCGATTCGTTCCGCTCGAAGGCCGCACGGAACTGGCCAACGCCGCCGCGGCGGATCTCTTCATCTCGATCCATGCCAACGCCTCGTCCTACAAAGGCGCCCGGGGCATCGAGACCTTCTTCGCGGCTCCCGAAGCGACGGACCAGGCTGCCCTCGAGCTGGCTCGCGCCGAGAACCTGGCATTCGGCGAAGACGTTCAGCCGCCGGCCGCCGGCGACCCTTTGCTGGCGATCTTGGGCGATATGGCCGCCACCGAGCAGCTGACCCTCTCCCAGGAATTCGCTCGGATGGCCCAGCACCGGATCGCGACGGCCGAGGCCGCGCGCTCCCGGGGCGTGAAACAGGCGCCCTTTGTCGTGCTGATGGGCGTGCATATGCCGGCCGTGCTCGTGGAGATCGGTTTTCTCACGCATCCGGAAGACGAAGCGGCCCTGCGCGACGACGACGAACGAGAAAGGCTGGCAAAAGGCATCGCCGAGGCCGTCGCCGTCTACAGGGAGCGCTACGATGCGCGCCGCGGTGTGGCCCAAGGCGTGGGCAAGACCCACATCCGCTAG
- the rph gene encoding ribonuclease PH gives MAKRMDGRGADELRPIRLITDFTQNPLASVLCEFGATKVLCTVFSEETVPRFLKGAGKGWVTAEYSLLPGSTDTRSQREAAKGKQGGRTLEIQRLIGRSLRAIVDMKALGERTLWIDCDVLQADGGTRTASITGAYTALALACHRLRRRGAVDKNPLLDSMAAVSVGLVDGAVLLDLPYEEDSRAEVDMNVVATGSGHLAEVQGTGEGTTFSRGDLDALVDSALQGIAELTKLQQEALEAAGVKDG, from the coding sequence ATGGCGAAGCGAATGGATGGACGCGGCGCGGATGAGCTGCGCCCGATTCGACTGATCACGGATTTCACCCAGAACCCGTTGGCCTCGGTGCTCTGCGAGTTCGGAGCGACCAAGGTGCTCTGCACCGTGTTCAGCGAAGAAACGGTACCCCGCTTCCTGAAGGGCGCCGGCAAGGGTTGGGTGACGGCCGAGTATTCCCTGTTGCCGGGTTCGACGGATACGCGCAGCCAGCGAGAAGCCGCGAAAGGCAAGCAGGGCGGCCGCACCTTGGAGATCCAACGCCTGATCGGCCGCAGTCTGAGGGCGATCGTGGACATGAAGGCTCTCGGCGAGCGCACCCTCTGGATCGACTGCGACGTGCTCCAGGCAGATGGGGGAACGCGAACCGCTTCGATCACCGGTGCCTACACCGCGCTTGCGCTGGCCTGCCACCGCTTGCGACGCCGGGGCGCCGTTGACAAGAACCCGTTGCTCGATTCGATGGCGGCGGTCTCGGTCGGGTTGGTAGACGGCGCAGTCCTGCTCGATCTTCCCTATGAAGAGGATTCCAGAGCCGAAGTGGACATGAACGTCGTGGCCACGGGCTCCGGTCACCTGGCCGAGGTGCAGGGCACCGGCGAGGGCACGACCTTCAGTCGAGGGGATCTCGACGCGTTGGTCGATTCGGCACTTCAGGGGATCGCCGAGCTCACGAAGCTCCAGCAGGAAGCCTTGGAAGCGGCTGGCGTGAAGGACGGCTGA
- the rdgB gene encoding RdgB/HAM1 family non-canonical purine NTP pyrophosphatase — protein sequence MLVLASSNPGKLREFEALLGGAGTAMRLATAAELAALPEEGDAYEANALAKARTVAEVSGLPALADDSGLEVDGLDGAPGPHSARFGGPGLEDAERVQRLLGALSDRPGASRLARFVCVAAYARPDGKTWTRRGECPGLILEAPRGEGGFGYDPIFQPEGHRVSMAELEPAQKDVLSHRGKALRALAPLLARWLTSEEE from the coding sequence ATGCTGGTTCTCGCCAGCTCGAATCCAGGCAAGCTGCGGGAGTTCGAGGCTCTGCTGGGCGGCGCCGGGACCGCGATGCGCCTGGCCACCGCGGCCGAACTCGCGGCCTTGCCAGAGGAGGGCGATGCCTACGAAGCCAACGCCTTGGCGAAAGCCCGGACGGTGGCGGAGGTCTCCGGCCTGCCCGCCCTTGCCGACGATTCGGGTCTCGAAGTCGACGGGCTGGATGGCGCACCGGGTCCGCATTCGGCGCGCTTCGGCGGGCCGGGGCTCGAAGACGCGGAACGGGTGCAGCGACTGCTCGGCGCGCTGTCCGATCGACCGGGAGCTTCGCGCCTCGCGCGCTTCGTATGCGTTGCCGCCTATGCCCGCCCGGACGGCAAGACTTGGACCCGCCGCGGCGAGTGCCCCGGCCTGATCCTCGAAGCTCCCCGGGGAGAAGGCGGCTTCGGCTACGACCCGATCTTCCAGCCCGAGGGCCACCGGGTCAGCATGGCCGAACTCGAGCCGGCACAGAAAGACGTGCTCTCCCATCGAGGCAAAGCCCTACGCGCGCTCGCCCCCCTACTCGCCCGCTGGTTGACTTCAGAGGAGGAGTGA
- a CDS encoding PilZ domain-containing protein, with protein MNRPDAATDRVILREDPLAPSATGLAGRLKRLGFCVALAAEDAELCRQLDRGDGPRALLLNTVLSASEIASTLKLSADGICKGHVTPLAVGRTPGLAVREALGRGSVTLAALDPLDDATLRFQVNRAFLATREAGQARRELRVPWEAPVAFRSEGRERHAELYNLSRHGAFLETVRPLQPGSRIEFSLPLSLGTSRIHGEVVHTNAPGNLRRPRAPVGIGVRFEPLAEADMAELDAAVANRCASLLL; from the coding sequence ATGAACCGACCCGACGCAGCAACCGACCGAGTCATCCTGCGGGAGGATCCTCTCGCCCCGAGCGCGACCGGGCTCGCAGGCAGACTGAAGCGGTTGGGATTCTGCGTCGCCCTGGCCGCCGAAGACGCCGAGCTCTGCCGCCAACTCGATCGTGGCGACGGCCCGAGGGCGCTGCTTCTGAACACAGTGCTTTCGGCCAGCGAGATCGCCAGCACATTGAAGCTCTCGGCAGACGGCATTTGCAAGGGTCACGTCACACCGTTGGCCGTAGGCAGGACACCCGGCCTGGCCGTCCGCGAGGCGTTGGGGCGCGGGAGCGTCACGCTCGCGGCCCTCGACCCGTTGGATGATGCCACCTTGCGTTTCCAGGTGAACCGGGCATTCCTGGCCACGCGCGAGGCAGGCCAGGCTCGCCGTGAGTTGCGGGTACCTTGGGAGGCGCCGGTTGCCTTTCGGAGTGAGGGCCGGGAGCGACACGCAGAGCTCTACAACCTTTCCCGCCATGGTGCTTTCCTGGAGACGGTCCGCCCTCTCCAGCCGGGCAGTCGGATCGAATTCTCCCTCCCGCTTTCACTCGGCACATCACGCATCCATGGCGAAGTGGTCCACACCAACGCGCCGGGCAACCTACGCCGACCCCGCGCCCCCGTTGGCATTGGTGTTCGCTTCGAGCCGCTCGCCGAAGCAGACATGGCAGAGCTCGACGCCGCAGTCGCCAACCGCTGCGCTTCACTCCTCCTCTGA
- a CDS encoding histidine phosphatase family protein: MPGFLAIRHAESTMNAAGLWQGQADAPLSPKGREQAGALAEAFRGRAIAALVSSDLSRARETAEILAAALGIVPRLEPDLREMDVGAWSAQPHAELLGRYPDEVARVRAGDWDVRPGGGECRREVRTRAVAALERAREATGEGLLAVVTHMGVLRAVVPGITLANAEARMLPWAALGEPVEPDELDSAGDSCETPNAGGPL; this comes from the coding sequence ATGCCCGGTTTCCTTGCCATCCGTCACGCAGAGTCCACGATGAATGCGGCCGGCTTGTGGCAGGGTCAGGCGGATGCACCGCTTTCGCCGAAAGGGCGGGAGCAAGCCGGTGCCCTGGCCGAGGCGTTTCGCGGCCGGGCCATCGCAGCGCTGGTTTCGAGTGATCTTTCGCGGGCGCGGGAGACGGCCGAAATCCTGGCAGCGGCGCTCGGCATCGTGCCACGCCTCGAACCCGATCTGCGCGAGATGGACGTCGGCGCGTGGAGTGCGCAGCCTCACGCGGAGTTGTTGGGGCGTTATCCGGATGAAGTCGCGCGTGTGCGCGCTGGCGATTGGGACGTGCGTCCCGGTGGCGGGGAGTGCAGGCGCGAGGTTCGCACGCGCGCCGTTGCGGCACTCGAACGCGCTCGGGAGGCCACCGGCGAAGGTTTGTTGGCGGTGGTCACGCATATGGGCGTGTTGCGAGCGGTAGTTCCCGGGATCACCTTGGCCAATGCCGAAGCGCGGATGCTCCCGTGGGCCGCGCTTGGCGAACCCGTCGAACCCGATGAATTGGATTCCGCTGGTGACTCCTGCGAAACGCCCAACGCAGGCGGGCCTCTCTGA